Below is a window of Scyliorhinus torazame isolate Kashiwa2021f chromosome 21, sScyTor2.1, whole genome shotgun sequence DNA.
GCAGGCTTGAGGTGACAAAAGCGAGTGACTTCAAAGGGAAACAGAACCCGAAATAAATTGTCTTGTTTCCTGACAGACGATCTACTTCATGATTAAGCTAGAAAATGCAAAATGTACATTACCACttaatgcaacaaaaaaaaaaccatAGCCTACCTGAATATGTTTTTCACACTCAGTTTGTTGATGAAGGACGAGTTCACTTTCCAGCACAAATTTTTTCCCACACTTATCACAGATCTGCATTCGACTGTGAGTGACATTCATATGCTTTTCAAGATACCAGCGATTATTGAAGACTCTGGGACATTTCTCACAGGTGAGATTCTGTTTTTCTTCAAAATGTTTTCCTTTCGGTGCTGGAGCTTTGGGGTTTTTACTTTTCCTCAGCTTAGGCAAAGTAATCTTTGCACTTGCCCTTAAAAGAGTTGCTTCTGTTGTTCCCATTCTGCTGGTCCCCTTGTTTTTTCTGTGTTTGATGACGTCTTCTACTTCTTCTTCATCCTGCTCATCATCTTCAGTGTCAATGTCATCAACCTCATCATCTTCATCGTCCTCCTCTTCATCATCGCCATCGCTGGAGTCAACTGTGGCAGTTTTCTCAGATTGTGAAGATGCACATTCTGTCCCTTTTGAAACATTTAAAGTCTGGTTATTAAGATTTACCTCAACTATGATTTGCTCTTGATTATAGGATCTCTGGTCATCCGAGTCATTTGAGTCTTCTGCATCTCCTTCCATTCCACAAACATCCTCAACTTGCTTATTTTCTTCATAATATGCTTGGTCTCTCGTTTTCAAATGTCGTTTTGCCATTGTATCCTCTACCTTCACCAAATATGGTTTATTCTCTTCCCTTGGATAAATCTTGGTGGATAAATCAAGTTCTTTGTCAGCATTACAATAAAATGAAGGTGAGATCTGAGAGCACTGTTTTCCCTCCTGGGCCATCCCACAAACGTGCAAAGCACAACTGTCAATCAGATTCTTGCAAGTATTGGCAATGTGACTCATCTGAAGGATCCTGACTATATTTACCACCTCCTGTACATCATATGGAATCACATCAAGTCTAGATGCATAAATAAAGCATAATATCTGATTGAATCTTTGCAATGTTAGGACCTCAGTAATGAGTTCAAATTGCTGCAAACACTTGGTCTGCACGAAGAGCAATAGAAAGAACCAGCTAAATGCTATTTTGTTAGCAACAAACAATTGCTTCCGTTTTGTCACAACAATGCTGTCATCACAGAAGTGAGGCTCAAACATGCACTGTTCTCTTTGTTCATCAAACATGTGCAGCGGAAATAGACATTCTCCTGTAGAGGGTTCGCCAACAAAAGGTAGACGGTAGTCTTTTCAATCTTTAGCTGTAAGAAGAAGAAATAAATATCTTATCACCTGTAAATCACCAAGTTGAATACATCTGGAAGTTTGACAATAACCAAGAAAGCATAAAAGCAACATAATCAGAACAATGAACAAGAAGTGAATAAATAATTGAAAGTACAGCAAGTATCTGTTAAAGACACATGGCTCAGATTTTCAGCTTGTTTCATGATCAGAATTGTTAAACGTTTCCTGTAATTCAATTTTGGTATTTATTTAGAATCATTTCCAACAAGATATATCTACAGAACAATGGGTAGGATTCCACAGTCATTCTGATGTTTCCCAATTGAACACTAATCACGCGAACATTTATCCAGTTACAGTAATAAATCAAATGAATAGAAATTCCTTGGataaattaaaaatatatttagaaTTCCTTAGAATTTgtttttcagttaaggggcaattccacctaccctgcacatctttttaaaaaatccaaggacctgggttcgatcctggccctggttcactgtcagtgtggcctttgcacattctccccgtctctgcgtgggtctcaccacacaacccaaaaagatgtgcagggtaggtggaattgcccttaattggaaaaaacatttgggtactctaaatttattttaaaaagaatattAAAAATTCAGCATTCATCTTGCACCACTAAAACCTGGAGTTTAGATCCCAATAGCTTCAATCAAGTCCATGCATCTCATACTGACACCGATCAGCTCTTGACCGTGTGACTGGTTGACTGTATCATACATAGAATTTTCCTCTGGTATTCAACAGATCATTGACTCAATGTATTTCAAAAAGTGCAAGAATGATCAAGTATTTTTCCAAGAACTAAACTTTAGTGCAAGTAAACAAATGTAGGGGATAATTACTCTACATTGACTTTGCCCATTTGCATTAGTAATCATACAAAAATATACCCACATGCAGGTTTAAGTTGTCACCAAAAGTTAAAGTTCAAATACTTTTTAAAACAAGGATAATTTTTGTCAGGATATTAATGGTTACAAAACAAGGTGGGCGACATGAAATTAAGGTATTTAGACTAGCCAGCAATGGTGAATAGGGTACACATTTAAGGAGTTAAATAGCCTACATATTCTTCTCCAAAAATTGCATTTTTGTTATCCTTAACCATAACTGAAAATCCTAATAGGGAGTTTGTATCttgtacattaaaaaaaaacattttctaatGCCTTTGAAACTGGAACTTTTGTAGTAAGTAAAAAATTGAATAGCAAAATGTTTCTGGATAGTCAGGTGTTTACAAGTTATGTACTTCCAATGCAAAATAAACTGaaagatgtgaaatgaaatgaaatgaaaaatgaaaaaatgtaTTGCCAAGTGTCCAAAACGTCACTCAGCCCAAATGATTTTCACACAATTTCCTcttcgaacatagaacagtacagcacagtacaagcccttcggcccacgatgtgctgaccatttatcctaatcgaagatcaacctaacctacaccccttgaatttactgctgtccatgtgcctgtccaagaatcgcttaaacgtccctaatgactctgactccaccgcctctgctggcagtgcattccatgcacccaccactctgtgtaaagaacctacctctgacatctcccctataccttcctccaatcacctgggctggtttagcatactggtctaaatagctgacttgtaatgcagaacaaggcagcagcgtgggttcaattccctaccggcctccccgaacaggtgccggaatgtggcaactaggggcttttcacagtaacttcattgaagcctacttgtgacaataagcgattattattaaaactatgtcccctcgtgacagtcatttctgccctgggtaaaaatctctggctatccactctatccatgcctctcaacatcttgtacacctctatcatgtcacctctcttccttcttcgctccagtgagaaaagcccgagctccctcaacctttcttcataaggcatatcctccaatccaggcagcattctagtaaatctgttctgcaccctctccaaaacatcaacatccttcctataatgaggcgaccagaactggacacaatattccaagtgtggtctaaccagggttttagaaAGCtgtagcaaaacctcgtggctcttaaactcaatccccctgttaatgaaagccaacacaccataagccttcttaacaaccctatcaacctgggtggcaactttgagggatctatgtacgtggaccccaagatccctctgttcctccacacttccaagaatcttgcctttaaccctgtattcagcattcaaattcgaccttccaaaatgaatcacttcacatttatctcggttgaactccatctgtcacctttcagctctgcatcctgtcaatgtcctgttgtaacctgcaacaaccctcaactctatcgacaactccaccaacctttgtgttatcGGCAAACTTACCaaagcacccttccacttcctcatccaagtcatttataaaaaccacaaacagcagaggtcccacgacagatccctgtgggacaccactggtcaccaacctccaggcggaatactttccattcactaccactcgctgtcttctttcggccagtcaattctgtatccagacagccaaatttccctgtatcccatgccccctgactttctgaatgagcctaccatggggaacctgatcaaatgccttactgaaatccatatacaccacatcaaagaactcaatgaggtttgtgaggtatgacctgccgctcacaaagccatgctgactatctttaattaaactatgtttttctaaataatcataaatcctatctctcagaatcctttccagttttTTGCTCACCACAggcataagactgactggtctgtaattcccaggggatttcctattccctttcttgaacaggggaacaacatttgcctccctccaatcatccagtactactccagtggagagtgaggatgcaaggaTCATCGCCAACTGCGCAGCAATCTCTTCGCTTCCCGTTGTAACTTTGGGTacatcccgtctggcccaggggacttatctatcatgatgcgtttcaaaatttccagcacatcctccttcttaatatcaacttgttcaagtctattaacctggttcacgctgttctcatgagcaacaaggtccctctctctagcgaatactgaagcaaaatattcatttaggacctcctcaaactctaggcacaagttccctccactatccctgatcggccctactctgatcatcctcttatttctcacataagtgtagaacgccttggggttttccctaatccttcccgccagggctttttcatgccccattctagctctcctaagtccattttgtagttccttcctggctaccttgtaaccctctagagccgtgccagatccttgcttcctcaaccttccgTAAGCTCCCtttttcctcttgactagaagctccacttctcgtcatccaaggctccttcaccttaccattccttcctcgtctcagtgggacaaaactatccagccctcgcaacaagtgctccttaaacaatccccacattactgttgtgcatttcccggaGAACTGTTcctaatttatgctcctcagctcctgtctaatagcagtataatttccccatctccaattaaataccttcccatactgtctgttcctatccgtctccatgactatggtaaagatcaaggagttgtggtcactgttaccaaaatggtctcccaccaagacatctgacatctggcctggttcgttgccaagcaccatatCCAATATGGCCTTTcctctagtcggcctatctacatcttgaggcaggaatccttcctggacacacctgacaaaatcggtttcatccaaaccatttgcaccaaGGAGATTCCAGTCAATACTAGGAAAGTTGAtagcacccatgacaacaactctgttacttctgcgccTTTCCAAGAttggccacccaatctgttcctccatgtctgctgctattggggggtctatagaacactcccaataaagtgaccttCTGAGGTGATGTCCAAACCAAAGGTcagacacaataaccaccccacagGGGCGGAGAGTTAAAATCCCACCATGCAAATCTGAggtttgaattaatttttaaaaaaacagataTTCAAATTGTTCAACCAGTTGTCCAACTCGTTCTAGAATATTCTTAGGCAACCTGCTATAAATTTTACCCAGTCTAACAAAAATGCAAAATCCAGTCCC
It encodes the following:
- the LOC140398418 gene encoding zinc finger protein 652-like, with amino-acid sequence MFDEQREQCMFEPHFCDDSIVVTKRKQLFVANKIAFSWFFLLLFVQTKCLQQFELITEVLTLQRFNQILCFIYASRLDVIPYDVQEVVNIVRILQMSHIANTCKNLIDSCALHVCGMAQEGKQCSQISPSFYCNADKELDLSTKIYPREENKPYLVKVEDTMAKRHLKTRDQAYYEENKQVEDVCGMEGDAEDSNDSDDQRSYNQEQIIVEVNLNNQTLNVSKGTECASSQSEKTATVDSSDGDDEEEDDEDDEVDDIDTEDDEQDEEEVEDVIKHRKNKGTSRMGTTEATLLRASAKITLPKLRKSKNPKAPAPKGKHFEEKQNLTCEKCPRVFNNRWYLEKHMNVTHSRMQICDKCGKKFVLESELVLHQQTECEKHIQCVSCGKSFKKLWSLHEHIKVVHGFAEKKFSCEICEKKFYTMAHVRKHMVAHTKDMPFTCETCGKSFKRSMSLKVHSLQHSGEKPFKCENCDERFQYKYQLRSHMSIHIGHKQFMCQWCGKDFNMKQYFDEHMKTHTGEKPFICEICGKSFTSRPNMKRHRRTHTGEKPYPCDVCGQRFRFSNMLKAHKEKCFRVTSPVNFPPTTTFATTPTSPPPPVAISSLSSLPTRPMPHPLSHLHLHPHHHTLSIPAVAHLPPPPALFNAEAVNHRCQNESTFLHHISEKNTAAGGSHHH